One Verrucomicrobiaceae bacterium genomic window carries:
- the rsmA gene encoding ribosomal RNA small subunit methyltransferase A, producing the protein MRPPSHRRSLRSHSGTEITPRKSMGQNFLIDPNLSRWIADQIEPDAADLVVEVGPGMGALTEHLIGRPKKLILIEKDYQLAPELQARFADRSDTEVIAQDATRIDLRPWFRLGPVRLIGNLPYSVGGEILRHWLTPPTPVSMGVFMLQKEVCQRIAAQCGDDSFGALSLLVQKDWQVELLRIVPPEVFNPRPKVDSAIIRLTPRHPSTLPVFDHSLFDRLVRMGFSQRRKQLKNLLTEPPQGWAAFVEHLGVSPTVRAEELSLEKWVQITRWYENRLSADAGQKASEVFDVVNERNEVIRQMTRSEVHAQRLLHRAVHIFVINPRGRVYLQLRSHLKDVSPLKWDSSAAGHLDAGEGYESAAVRELEEEIGIRVESTELAAEIPASAGTDNEFVQLRLAHHDGAIRCLPEEIATGEWFTPEDIDAWVAARPQDFARGFVTCWRAWRS; encoded by the coding sequence ATGCGACCACCCTCCCATCGCCGCTCCCTCCGCAGTCATTCCGGCACAGAGATCACGCCGCGCAAGAGCATGGGGCAGAATTTCCTCATCGACCCAAATCTCTCACGCTGGATCGCGGATCAGATCGAGCCTGATGCGGCGGATCTCGTCGTGGAGGTGGGGCCAGGGATGGGGGCACTCACGGAGCACCTCATCGGCAGGCCGAAAAAGCTCATTCTCATCGAAAAGGACTACCAGCTCGCTCCTGAGCTCCAGGCCCGTTTCGCCGACCGCAGTGACACGGAGGTCATCGCTCAGGACGCTACCCGCATCGACCTGCGGCCGTGGTTTCGGCTCGGGCCTGTGCGTTTGATCGGGAATCTGCCTTACAGCGTCGGTGGTGAAATTTTGCGGCATTGGCTCACACCGCCCACGCCTGTGAGCATGGGGGTCTTCATGCTGCAAAAGGAGGTCTGCCAGCGCATCGCTGCGCAGTGTGGAGATGATAGCTTCGGCGCACTGTCGCTGCTGGTGCAAAAGGACTGGCAGGTCGAGCTGCTGCGGATCGTGCCGCCAGAGGTCTTTAATCCGCGTCCGAAGGTGGACTCGGCCATCATCCGCCTCACACCGCGCCATCCTTCGACGCTGCCGGTGTTTGATCACAGCTTATTTGATCGACTGGTGCGCATGGGATTCTCCCAGCGACGGAAACAACTCAAAAACCTGCTCACCGAGCCACCGCAGGGCTGGGCGGCATTCGTCGAGCATCTCGGTGTGAGCCCCACCGTCCGTGCGGAGGAGCTGTCGCTGGAAAAGTGGGTGCAGATCACCCGCTGGTATGAAAATCGCCTCAGCGCTGATGCTGGGCAAAAGGCCAGTGAGGTCTTCGATGTCGTCAATGAGCGTAACGAGGTCATCCGCCAGATGACGCGTAGTGAAGTGCATGCGCAGCGCCTGCTCCACCGTGCGGTACACATCTTTGTCATCAATCCACGTGGCAGAGTGTATCTCCAGCTCCGCTCACACCTCAAAGACGTCTCTCCGCTGAAGTGGGACAGCAGTGCCGCTGGCCATCTCGATGCGGGTGAGGGCTATGAAAGCGCCGCTGTGCGTGAGCTGGAGGAGGAGATCGGTATTCGAGTGGAGTCCACGGAGCTGGCGGCTGAGATCCCAGCCAGCGCTGGCACGGACAATGAATTCGTGCAGCTCCGTCTGGCGCATCATGATGGCG
- a CDS encoding peptidyl-prolyl cis-trans isomerase, translating to MKTTAPTLAAIAFLFAGLAGPTQAQENQPVSDAKPVKIVMETSKGSIELELDAAKAPKTVANFVSYVKKGHYDGTIFHRVIPNFMIQGGGFTADMNQKPAPDRVENEAKNGLKNARGTIAMARTNDPHSASSQFFINHKDNSNLDYPSFDGWGYAVFGKVTKGIEVVDAIAAVPTGRAGPHGDVPTEPITIKSVKVVE from the coding sequence ATGAAAACCACCGCACCGACGCTCGCCGCCATCGCATTCCTCTTTGCCGGTCTTGCCGGTCCAACCCAAGCCCAGGAGAACCAGCCCGTGAGTGATGCCAAACCCGTGAAAATCGTGATGGAGACCAGCAAAGGCTCCATCGAACTCGAACTCGATGCCGCCAAAGCACCGAAAACTGTCGCTAACTTCGTCAGCTATGTGAAGAAGGGCCATTACGATGGCACCATCTTCCATCGCGTGATCCCGAATTTCATGATTCAGGGTGGTGGTTTCACCGCCGATATGAATCAGAAGCCCGCTCCTGATCGTGTCGAAAATGAAGCCAAAAACGGCCTCAAAAACGCCCGTGGGACCATCGCCATGGCTCGCACCAATGATCCACACAGCGCTTCCAGCCAGTTCTTCATCAATCATAAGGACAACAGCAATCTGGATTACCCGAGCTTCGATGGCTGGGGCTACGCGGTGTTTGGCAAGGTGACCAAGGGCATCGAAGTTGTGGACGCGATCGCTGCGGTGCCCACTGGCCGTGCAGGTCCGCATGGCGATGTGCCGACGGAGCCCATCACGATCAAAAGCGTGAAAGTGGTCGAGTAA